CTTGAATGAAACACTTCcaatatttttgtaaaataacTCTGGAGCCATGTAGCCCAATGTCCCCCTTGGAGCAGTCATAGTCACAACACTAGCATCAGTAGCACGTAATTTTGCTAGGCCGAAATCAGAAATTTTTGGATTGAAATTTTCATCCAGGAGGATATTATGAGGCTTGATATCAAAATGCAAGATTTGGATGTCACAGCCTTTATGTAAATACTCAATACCACAAGCCACTTTACAGGAAATCTCATAGATCTTTTCACAACTCAAAGGCTTTGTTCCTCCTTCTAGGAATAAATATTTGTCAAGAGATCCATTAGGCAGGAACTCATAAATTAGAGCTCGTTTGTTTCCCTCAAAGCAATAACCGACAAGTTTTACAATGTTAACATGATGGATCCTACCAATGGTGCCAACTTCATTGATGAAATCAGTGCCACTGTCTTTGGAGTTGGAGTTGCCTAATACTTTAACAGCTACAACTAAGCCGCTTCTGAGTTTTCCTTTATACACGGTACCAAAGCCACCTTCACCCAATTTTTCATTGAATTTACTTGTGATTTTCTTTATATGTGAATAAGTGTACCTGATAGGCATGATACTGTTTTCAGCTTGGAGGAAGTCTTCAATTGTGTCATACACAGACAAATGTCTTCTCCTTAATTTATGCACCAAAAATACAGCTAAAAACAGTATTCCACACAAAAACCTTGCACCAACAACAATCCCTGCAATATAATATTCCCAAGACGAAGAAAGTAACATGAATACAAGGGTGACGTTTTTCAGTAATTTCTAACAATAATATTATAAAGAAATTGCCGATTATAACATCTTACCCGTGATCTCATATACAGATGAATCGTATTCTGCCACCAGTAAGAAGTTAAAGCACATAAAAATAGTAAAAAACTGCAACTTCATATACATGAATAGGAAGGTATTGTGCAGACCACTAGACCCGAGGGAAATAATTCAGAATACTTACCGTCAAACCACCTTGAGATGCCTTTTAAGTTGCACCGTAGGCCTAGAAAAATTGGTCATGGAATGATGGAAAGGTGTGTTAGGGTGACCCGGTAGATGGTTAACTATTAATAGAGGTAAGCATATATTAGAACAAGAACATGTACATTTCTTTTTCTTACCAGACTTAAATGTAATGTGATAGATACTATCACACTCGTCGAATGGCGGGGCCTCACACATCCCATAATAATTCTCGTGTTCGACTCCCAGACAATATGATGAGGTGCGAAAAGCAGGACAAGTTAGGCAATAAAAATAGTGGAATGGAAGCTCAATTCCGTACAAAATACTGTGATTGTCCCGAGTATCCACGAAAGATGTTTGATTAATACTAGGCCATGCAGATGACACCCAAGTTGTTCTCCGGATCTTACAGTTGTTCTCCACTTCTGATGAATCCATATGTCCAATTACAACGTACGAGGagactgatgatgatgatgatgatgatgagcaaGGAGGGACAGGTATATATCGAGCTGAAGTATTCACAGGATTTAGGCAGTCTATATATGTTATTGGCTTGTTGAACTCCCTGATGGGGGAAAAGATATAGTCATAGATATTTAAAATTAAGTAATACGTTCTCTGTGAGAAAGGATGCAGATGAATACTGGGAGAACATAAATATTTATCTTCTACCAAGCCTGAATCAACCATCCGAACTGAAGAGTTTCTGTAATCAATAGATTGCACATAAAACACATGATTTTCCTCTGGTTCATAACTGCTCATGTTTGTGTGAGGAAATTGTAAAAGAGTACGATTATTGTGGCAGGATAACTCATAGCTGAAATTGGGACAATTATGGTGATGGCCTTTGAGATAAAAGGGGCAGCTAATGTTATGGATATTACCGCAAGAAGAAACATAAGAAATATCTGATGCTAAGGTTTTGCTGCTGCTGCAACTCACTGATATTAACAGTGCTACAATAGCGATCACTGATGACGACATGATTGGTATGGAACTGTACTTAGATGTTATTGTATCAGTGAAAATCGAGAGGAAGAGAAATTTTTTAAAGAATTCGGAATTGATAACCCCAAGGAAGGCAGAGTCTGTAGATACTTTGATTTGGTTCAAATTCAAAATATCCATGAACAATCACTTCAAGACTTCTTTTTTCTTCTTATATTTAGTTGGATTTAGTTGAATTAGttctaatttatatttttttatttttcatagTATATTGCTATTTATAGCTCTACAGGTTCAGAGTCAATTCAGAACTGCAGAACCATGACTAAGAGTTGAATGATTCAATTCACAGTTGAGAACAGTTACTAGATGCTAAATTTGCAACTACTCAGTTGGACTGATATGATTGGACTTTTCAACGTTGAAGACTAATTCCTTACCATTTGAATTGTGATCGTAGTCTGTAGACCAATTGATATTAGTAACCAATATCAAAACATACACAAGTAGACTGAGCTGCAACATGGTAAAGGTTAATCATGCCTTGAAGTTGGCCGTGTTTATAATTGTGTGCAGCAATATCGTCACAAGGCTGGAAGGTGCAGGACAATATGATGAGTGTAATGTAACGAGGTGTGGAGCAACTGAAATCCGCTTCCCTTTTCATCTAAAAGGCACAGATGATCAGCAGCGCAAGGAGAAGGATCACTGTGTTTTCCCACCTGGATTTCAACTTTCTTGCAATGGCATTTTTCCAATTTTGGAGTTTGAATACCATGTCAACACCTCTCTTTCCGGGCTCTACCTTTCCTTCTCTGTTAAGGCTACTGTTGATATTATTGACTACAAATCACGCCAGCTGCGATTCATATCTCCACCCGGAGATATCAGGCAACACTACTTCTCTCATAACAACCAAAGTTACCACTTGTCTCCTTTCAAACCATTCACATTGAGCAACACCCCATCGAACCATATTCGAATTAATGGCGACTATGAAGATTTTACCCTCTACTTCAATGACTATACCTTTTACAATTGTTCATCACCAAGTGAAATGACTAGATACCGACTAGATAATCACATTATAAGCTCTGTCAGCTCTTTAAAAGGACATGATTATCAAGTCTATGCCGTCTATTCTCACTATGAAATTGTGGAAGCCCCTCTAACATCGTGCACCAAGATGTACAACTTTTCTAATGTCCCCTATAATGCGGGAGGACTGACTTGGTCTGGACCCGATTGTAGTGATTGCGAAGCTAAAGGACAGTACTGCAAATTTAAGCCAAACAGCACTATTCTCACCCAGTGCTACCCCAAAGGTATATTCACTGGAGTGATCTATACTTGTCTGACTGTTAATTATAGTCACTTATAAAATCATCTCTTTACTAAAACATATTCTAGAACTAATCATTATTCATTTCTTTCTCACTCTTGCAGGTCCTTCATCACACAAACTTCTCCTAACAGGTGCTAATTCTTCTGAACTCTAAACACCATCGTTTACTATGACGCTAGTGCCGCACAATAGTTTTACAAATCTAAGACTTGTCAGCTTGTCACAGATTTCACATGTAGGCAACAGTACACACCGTTATTTAACCTTAATTAACCTCTCTATTCATTAACCTCTCTTACGTGTAGGTAAAGTTGGCGGTATTATTTTCATATTGTTTGCTCTTGTAGCACTGTTCTATGCTGCTCACTCATATAAACAAAATAGAAGATACCACTTGAAGGTTGAAACGTTCTTGGAAGACTACAGAGCTCTTAAGCCCTCGAGGTACTCATATGCTGATCTTAAGAAGATCAGCAATCATTTCAAAGTAGAATTAGGGAAAGGAGGCTATGGTTCAGTTTTTAAGGGACAACTTTCAAATGATGTCGTTGTTGCAGTTAAGGTCCTGAATGACAAGGTTGATGCCGAAGGAAGTGGAGAAGATTTTATAAATGAAGTTAGTACAATTGGCTTAATTCACCATGTTAATGTGGTTCGCCTAGTTGGATACTGCGCTGATGGATGTAGAAGAGCTCTTGTTTATGAGTTTCTTCCGAATGAGTCGCTCGAAAAGTATGTCTACTCgagaaaaaataagaataaaaaattCCTTGGATGGGAAAAGATGCAAAACATTGCCCTAGGTATAGCCAAAGGCGTCGAGTATCTTCATCAAGGTTGTGCACAGCCAATTCTGCACTTCGACATTAAACCTCAAAACATTTTGTTGGACCAGAATTTCAATCCGAAAGTCTCAGATTTTGGTTTAGCAAAGTTGTGTGCCAAAGGACAAAGTATAGTATCCATGACTATGGCTAGGGGGACAATAGGATATATTGCACCAGAAGTATTTTCCAGGAATTTTGGGAAAGTGTCATCCAAATCGGACGTTTATAGTTTTGGTATGTTGCTGCTTGAAATGGTTGGAGCAAGGGATCATATATCAGTCAGCACAGAGAACAGCAGCGAAGCATATTTCCCGGAATGggttttccaaaatcttgaacAAGGGAGGGAAACAACAAGCCAGATAGAGGAGATAAATAGCAACATAGCAAGAAAGCTAACTATAGTGGGACTTTGGTGTATAAATTGGCATCTAGCAGACCGGCCTTCAATGAAACAGGTGATTCAAATGATCCAAGAAGAAGACTGTCCAGCTATGCCTCCTAATCCGTTTAACTCAGCAAGTCGGGGAAATGCATCCACATTTAGCAACATGCTTGAAGTTATTTCTGAAACAGAGTGAGCGACTTTattcctagcttctacaaaatGCTCTGCAAGGAAAACCTCTAAGAAATCACATGTTGACTGTGGATACCACATCTGGTAGATCACTGCTTTAAGGAGGAGATATCGTTGAGTTTGATATATCATCTTTTTTCCCTAAAGATCCTGTCCAACTTTTAGTAAGCCAGTTTATCACATTAAACATGTGTCGAAAATAAAGTACTAATAAAGTTCATACCTCTTTATATGACTTTCAGTGTCCTCTTTATTTTCATTGCTTCCTCAGTTCTGCACCTTTATTCAATTCTCATCTTAACGAAGATTCAAACAACTCATACTAAGAAATCAAATATTGAATAAGCTAAGCTAATATCTAGATTAACTGTCTTGCGTTCTCCCTTGATGATTAGGCTCCCTAAATTGAAACCTGAATATAACTTTGAGATGTACAGGTGAAAATGCTTGTTAAAAAGAAAAGTGGGGAGCACCGAGAATACAACATAAAACTTGCAACAAGTTTGTAATATATTTTTTGATGTTGTTATTATATTTCTGTAATAGACTTGATGATGAAAAACAACAGAAAGAAATTAGGAAGGCACAGTCCTCTGGGCCCTTTCTGAATCCGAGGCAcaaaatttcatcaataacaTAGTTACTACCCTGTGTGTTGTGAGTCGTGGTGGAACCAGCTCAGAAAGATTGGGGGCAGAAATTTTGGTAACAAAGTTTCACCAGAAACGTAGAGAAATACCATAAACGTATCAAATCTAAGAGGTTCTTTATGCACAACATTCACTAGAGTCCGGAGACAGTTTTATGGAAGGTCTCTGCTGGATGCCAGTTTATGCACCAAAGTCCTACTATAGTTAGTTTAAGTCTGTTGTTTTAAGATTGGTTAGGTTATTGGTCGTTTGTTTCTCCGATCTCCGCTCAGCTGCTTCTGGTTTGGCCTAGTTTTGTTGTTTTATGTAGTCTTGATGCATCATCTTTGTAGTGCCTGCCTCCTACAGTCCTACTACAACTGGAGTGCTTTGATATCTATGCAATGGCTTTGCAAAAATTATAAAAATCTTCCTTAATCTGGCTTTCTGTTCCCCTCTTTTGTTCAAGATGATGGAAAATCCATTCTGGAAAATATACTTCACTAGCACCCACTGTTCCTACTGAGGTATGATTCTTTGCCACAACCATTTCAGATAGCAACAATGCAAAGCTATAAACATGAGATATTCCGATCTAGATGACACTTGCGCGAAATTCCTGGATAATACTTCTGATGCAATACAGCCTATTCATATGTATTTTGTTACTTTTACTATAATTTAGAAAGGTAAGAAAGGAAATTTTAACTTTTCATACTCAGAGTAGATCCCCTCTAGAAATAAAAGGAAATTAATAGGGCTACATAACATAATCACATAATCAGTTCAACGACACTTTTGACTGAATTCTTCATCCTTCAAATATCTATAGCATCACATTGTTAGTTTCAAGGCATTTGTTGGATTCTTGATCAAGCGCTTCTTGTGGACAGAAAAGATTTAGGAGGCATCACTAATTGCTCAAGGTCTCCTTCAAGCATTTCAATAACTTTGTTCATCGAAGGACGTTCAGTAGGTTGCATTTGTATACACCACATTGCAACAATAATCATCTTCTCAACCAACATCCTTTCATTTTCGGTAGCATCTTCCATTTCAATCTTCTTCCCATTGATAATTTGATCATAAATCCATGAAGGGAAGCAAGTTTGGATAGTTTGGTCCACCGACTCTTCTAGGTTTTTCCTTTGCCCCGCCATTTCCATCAACAACATTCCAAAACTATAAACATCTGCCTTATACGAAACACCTCctatatttttgtaaaataattcTGGCGCCATGTAGCCCAATGTTCCCCTTGCAGCAGTCATGATCACAATACTAGCATCAGTAGCACGCAACTTTGCAAGGCCAAAATCTGAAATTTTTGGAGTGAAATTTTCATCGAGAAGAACATTATGAGGCTTGATATCGAAATCTAGGATTTGAATGTCACAACCTCGATGTAAATACTCAATACCACGGGCCACTTTACATGAAATCTCATAAATCTTTTCACAACTTAAAGTGGGTGCTTCTCCTTCCTCAGGGAATATGTATTTATCCAGAGATCCATTAGGCATGAACTCATAAATTAGAGCACGTTTTTTACCCTCAAAGCAGAATCCGACAAGCTTGACAATGTTAACATGATGTATCCTACCAATGGTACCAATTTCATTAATGAAATCCTGGGCGCTGCTAGTATTGAAGCATCCTAAAACCTTGACAGCTACTACAAGCCCGCTTCTAAGTTTTCCTTTATATACTTTGCCAAAGCCACCTTCACCCAGTTTATCATTGAATCCACTAGTGATTTTCTTAATATGTGAATAACTGTACCTAATAGGCATGAGATCATTTTGACCTTGCAGAAAGTCTTCAATGGTGTCATACACCGACAAATGTCTTCTCTTCAATTTATTTACCAGAAATACAGATAGAAATGCTATTCCGCACAAAAATCTTGCACCAAAAACAATCCCTACAAAAACAAAAATTTGCATCATCGAGAAGGTAACATGTCATCACAAGTACAAAAATGATGTCCTTCACCCTAAATACTTATAGTACTATCAAAACTTATTGCAGGAGATAAAATCTTACCCGTGATCTCATAGATAGATAATCGATGTTCTGCGTGATAGTAAGTAGTAACAATAAAAAAGTGAAAACAGAGGAAGATGAATTAGATGGTTTAATCTGCAAACTAGATAGTTCATGTGGAAATGTTTACGGAGGAAATATAATTTAATTTACGAACCACTAAACCACCATGGAATAAACCGCAAGTTGTCCACTAGACCTGGAAAGATTAGTAAGCCAAAGCTGTATCAGGCCGCCGAATAGATTATGATAAAGAAGTAAGATTATAGTAAAATTGCAAAATGAACTCTTCTTATGCCTTACCACAGTAAATTGAAGGTTTTCGCCTGCTATCGCCAAGATTGTGGCAGTAATTTTTGTATGGCCGCGGACAGTGCAAGTACTCATTCTCGTATTGGACTCCCAAACAATATGAGGTAGGAACATAAGGAACGGAACAATTCATGCAATAAAAATACTGGAATGGGAGCTCGATTCCATAGACAATCTTGTTAATGTCTCGAGTATCCAAGAAAGTTGTTTGATTAATATTAGGCCAGGAAGATGACACCCAAGTTGTCCTCCGAATCTTACAGCTGTTCTCTACTTGTGATGAATCCAAATGGCCGATAACAATGTACGAGAAAACTAATGGGGACGAAGAGCAAGAAGGGACAGGAATATATCGAGCTGAAGAATTCACAGAAGTTGGGCAGTCGAGAAATGTTATTGGCTTATTAAATTCTCGAATGGGTGAAAAGATATCCTCGTAGATATTTCTAATCAAATAATACCATCACTGCGAGAAAGGATGAAGAGAAATATTGGAAGAACATAAATAGTTATCTTCCACCAGCCCTGAATCAACCATGCGAACAGAGGAGTTTTCGTAATTAATAGCCTCCACATAAAACAAATGGTTCTGCTCTGGCGCAAAATCTGCTCTGAATGAGAACGAGGGATCCtttggaaaatttattaaagTACGATTATCTTGACAGGAGAGCTCATAGCTGAAATTGTGACAATTATGGTGATGGCCTTTGAGATGGAAGGGACAGCTTATGTTATTGATATTTCCGCAAGAAGAAACATAAGAATCATCTGATCTGATGTAGCTGCAACTTAGTAATATCAACAAAGCTGCAGTAGAGATTAGTAATGATGACATTATTTGGTGCGATTACGGTGGGCGGAGTTGTTATTTGTTGTAGGCTTGCAGCTGAGCAAAAACAAAGAAAAAGATACAAATCACGAGTGAATCTGTTAAGAAACAGGCCACTCTAATACCCAAAGGTAAAAGCAAATTCAAAACTGTTTTAAAATACTATCTAAAGTTATAATTTGAGACATCTTTTGGTGCCTTCAAATACTATATCATAACATGCCTCATTTTTGGGTACTTATCTCTGTGCATATCCCATTTATATTTCTTTCAATAAAAATGTATTTTTCTAGTTCTGTTAGACTTGTTCTAAAGAAACCAATCCTCTAACTTAAAGATATTAGGAGAAGGTTATTTTTAggttatatttttataaaattgtaagaatgagctatAATACCATGGAAGTCTAAAATTTCAAGATATAATAGTAGACCATATTCAAAATTCATGTTAATATTCTACCATAACCTAACCTCGATTATTAAAATCCCCTGCCAGGAATTCGGAGCATGTTGTCATACTCTGTCCTGTGGCTTTTATTATAGATAAAACCAAGTTATGCAACCGACTAAAAAGAAAACCGAAGTTATGCATTATATATTACTAGTCGGTAACAAGtgtcaaaattaaaaataatagtatcacattatttgtaaaaaactaaaatttataatCCGTATAAAATACAGATGTAagtataatatataatatactgttaaaatatgtagttaaaaaaagAAGTTAAGTATAACTCTAAAATTCCATCTTATAGTCATGCAACAATACGattacattatatatatataacatattaACTTACTAATATGATTATTTTAACGTTTTACATAGAGTAGAATTTATTTTTTGTCagttgagattttattacataaaattttacaAATAATTGTATAATTTTCTAGTGAGTACTAAGATTTAAGATCTAAACATTGTTTTCTTATTAccaaaattaatatattaatatcaaatattaaatttttacttgcaaaaaatagttatgtggttaaaaagaatcgaatcaattatgaaattttccactataattctagttttgcattattttacttgatatagaaatctaacatatttttttatttttgtaaaacgaattgtatctctatcttatgaaccaaatatctgttctatagataatttaatattaattaatataatttgataagtatcttataattagccttttcaatatagtttatttaatattacttaattatcgataaatttaatttacaaattaaaagtaaatagatgttattaaacttaatttaatattactcaATATAATTTAAATACAACATATAAATCTGTAACTGttaatatatgtttttaaatttAAAGTAAATAAACGTTGTGATGTACAGCAACAAATACAatcgttaaatcaataattttcagtttaaaagTTAATTAATGTTAGTAAAGTCATTTACCAATTAgttcaatattttaaaataatgctatagaaaataaagtttacagGAAATAGAAtcaattcgtgttaatagttaatttatagttagtagtttttcaaatataaaagtatatatatgttaTTATGCTTAATTTAATGTAacttaatatatttttaatataatttataaataaataaagtttataGAGGATATAATTCAATTCGTGTTAGGAGTTTACCTAGTAGTTTgtaattttctaaaattaaaaataaatataagttattttacttaatttaacgcaacttaataaatttttaatataatttacaaattttttaaaaaatatttttattttatgaaataaataGACGATTGGATGAATATtaactaaaaagaaaaaaaatatacaaAGAATTAAAAACAAAGTTTATAAAGAATAGAAATCAACTTATGTCAGGTACTTTTGTACCTTTAATACTTTTAGCAACAAAATATACATAGTTTTACTTATTaataaaaagtatatatatgttaTGATACTTAATTTAATGTAACTtaaaaaattttaatataatttataaataaataaagtgttACGGTGAATATAATTCAATTCATGTTAGGAGTTTTCCTAGTAGTTTgtagtttttctaaaattaaaaataaatataagttattttacttaatttaacgcaacttaataaattttaatataatttacaaatcatttaaaaatatatttattttatgaaGTAAATAGATGATCGGATGAATACTAatgaaaaagaaaataaaatttacaaagaataaAAGTCGATTTGTATTAAAAAAAGTTTATagagaatagaagtcaatttatgtcaggtaagtaccaaaatttggtactttggtacttttaacaccaaattatacatagtttcgcttattaataaagagtatagatacggtcatttttatcattatatattataaattttaataatatgttaGCTTGTAAAATTCGATCTTATATcacttaaataataatttttaaaatatatctaacaattctCATTAATTTAATCTGACGGCTGGACCAACAACCAAACTTTTGTTttgtctttaatataatagtgaAATTGAAATTGAAATGTGTATTTTAGAAAAAGTTAATTGATTAGTTAATTGAAATAAGATTTGGGACCACATAACCAATAATCTACTCTAACATAAAGTAAGTAAATAATTAGATTGTAAAATACAAGTTAATTAGGACATCGAAAGAATGACACTCAATAGCTCCGTATTTGTGCAACTCACTCCTGTGTCGCATAAACCACTCCATCTCGTTCAATATCTTGCAAACGTCGTTTGGGAATCGATAATTAGGGTTTAAGTGAATAGAGAGACTTTGAAAAAGTAGAATATGTTCAAGTGTCGTTTGATATGTATCCCTTCATTTTACGGGTTTTTTTTATTTAGAGGTGTTAAGTTAGCAGAGACGGCCGCCAAGATTTTAAAATACGAAAATTAACTTCGACCCAACCCACACTCTGTGAAAGTGAAAATTCGGCCAAAAATTTGAAACTCAGTGCATATTTCAACCACGCCCTTGTAATTTTAC
This genomic interval from Apium graveolens cultivar Ventura chromosome 8, ASM990537v1, whole genome shotgun sequence contains the following:
- the LOC141679810 gene encoding LEAF RUST 10 DISEASE-RESISTANCE LOCUS RECEPTOR-LIKE PROTEIN KINASE-like 2.7 — protein: MDILNLNQIKVSTDSAFLGVINSEFFKKFLFLSIFTDTITSKYSSIPIMSSSVIAIVALLISVSCSSSKTLASDISYVSSCGNIHNISCPFYLKGHHHNCPNFSYELSCHNNRTLLQFPHTNMSSYEPEENHVFYVQSIDYRNSSVRMVDSGLVEDKYLCSPSIHLHPFSQRTYYLILNIYDYIFSPIREFNKPITYIDCLNPVNTSARYIPVPPCSSSSSSSSVSSYVVIGHMDSSEVENNCKIRRTTWVSSAWPSINQTSFVDTRDNHSILYGIELPFHYFYCLTCPAFRTSSYCLGVEHENYYGMCEAPPFDECDSIYHITFKSGLRCNLKGISRWFDEYDSSVYEITGIVVGARFLCGILFLAVFLVHKLRRRHLSVYDTIEDFLQAENSIMPIRYTYSHIKKITSKFNEKLGEGGFGTVYKGKLRSGLVVAVKVLGNSNSKDSGTDFINEVGTIGRIHHVNIVKLVGYCFEGNKRALIYEFLPNGSLDKYLFLEGGTKPLSCEKIYEISCKVACGIEYLHKGCDIQILHFDIKPHNILLDENFNPKISDFGLAKLRATDASVVTMTAPRGTLGYMAPELFYKNIGSVSFKADVYSFGMLLMELAGQRKNLNPLVDQISQIYYPSWIYDQISKGKEIEMEDCTENQRDLIKKMIIVAMWCIQMKPVERPSMNKVIEMLEGDTQTLVMPPKPLICPQEAPMRDPESCQLSSN
- the LOC141679811 gene encoding rust resistance kinase Lr10-like, whose protein sequence is MVKVNHALKLAVFIIVCSNIVTRLEGAGQYDECNVTRCGATEIRFPFHLKGTDDQQRKEKDHCVFPPGFQLSCNGIFPILEFEYHVNTSLSGLYLSFSVKATVDIIDYKSRQLRFISPPGDIRQHYFSHNNQSYHLSPFKPFTLSNTPSNHIRINGDYEDFTLYFNDYTFYNCSSPSEMTRYRLDNHIISSVSSLKGHDYQVYAVYSHYEIVEAPLTSCTKMYNFSNVPYNAGGLTWSGPDCSDCEAKGQYCKFKPNSTILTQCYPKGPSSHKLLLTGKVGGIIFILFALVALFYAAHSYKQNRRYHLKVETFLEDYRALKPSRYSYADLKKISNHFKVELGKGGYGSVFKGQLSNDVVVAVKVLNDKVDAEGSGEDFINEVSTIGLIHHVNVVRLVGYCADGCRRALVYEFLPNESLEKYVYSRKNKNKKFLGWEKMQNIALGIAKGVEYLHQGCAQPILHFDIKPQNILLDQNFNPKVSDFGLAKLCAKGQSIVSMTMARGTIGYIAPEVFSRNFGKVSSKSDVYSFGMLLLEMVGARDHISVSTENSSEAYFPEWVFQNLEQGRETTSQIEEINSNIARKLTIVGLWCINWHLADRPSMKQVIQMIQEEDCPAMPPNPFNSASRGNASTFSNMLEVISETE
- the LOC141677057 gene encoding rust resistance kinase Lr10-like: MNCSVPYVPTSYCLGVQYENEYLHCPRPYKNYCHNLGDSRRKPSIYCGLVDNLRFIPWWFSEHRLSIYEITGIVFGARFLCGIAFLSVFLVNKLKRRHLSVYDTIEDFLQGQNDLMPIRYSYSHIKKITSGFNDKLGEGGFGKVYKGKLRSGLVVAVKVLGCFNTSSAQDFINEIGTIGRIHHVNIVKLVGFCFEGKKRALIYEFMPNGSLDKYIFPEEGEAPTLSCEKIYEISCKVARGIEYLHRGCDIQILDFDIKPHNVLLDENFTPKISDFGLAKLRATDASIVIMTAARGTLGYMAPELFYKNIGGVSYKADVYSFGMLLMEMAGQRKNLEESVDQTIQTCFPSWIYDQIINGKKIEMEDATENERMLVEKMIIVAMWCIQMQPTERPSMNKVIEMLEGDLEQLVMPPKSFLSTRSA